From the Ciona intestinalis chromosome 2, KH, whole genome shotgun sequence genome, one window contains:
- the LOC100183212 gene encoding replication factor C subunit 1-like has protein sequence MDIRSFFGSGSKSKSSVSSEEEKSKKKPKKKIKKGVLFDSDSSDENPLPTKVRKQLNSSDIIPDSEDESSKTKKVRRKKRTIKEVNVNLKETTPSSFFGNFKPTPEKSRIQKRKNSDGKAESKNKLPKKEPVDAFDDLEDVLPKEVNEQIKGGSTVASKLAKAASARMNDVDIKTESKLRKSQPKKTSSDKSKQIKEEPSESKTVKTKVDKIVKETEEVKSRKTSETKLTPKKVTPEKKTALTETEQSSAKKERFMKYKQWQNRGGPPNPGSKEIPKGEKNCMEGLSFVITGVQDSLSREEIKSLVERYGGKVVSAVSGRTSYLITGTDAGESKLNKAKQHKTKIIEEDEFLDLIRTLKGKKSKYDVYESPVKTKKSPKAETAIKKESITKLPSTQPKKSPKPPKIEMSSSQSSQTSANSQGSLSSLPASQKLVAGNNTHQLMWVDKYKPKTIKQIIGQQGASSNMNKLLQWLRNWHSNNRTATGKSKPKPKTNQWGGGDPTGVGFKAALLSGPPGVGKTTTATLACQELGFSFIELNASDQRSKRTLQEDVSTSLQNTSISEIFGSKSGKCQTQTDHVMLMDEVDGMAGNEDRGGMQELIQLIKQTKIPIICMCNDRSTPKMRSLTNHCFDLRFQRPRVEQITGAVMSICHKERLKVDPPSVQAIIRGCNQDVRQVLHNLNMLKASVKSLTYDDAKKHADNTHKDVNLGIFEIARKLLSESSSLSIIDKSSLFFMDYSMIPKFIQDNYLHIHPFAAKGDTKKHLHLLSKAADCLATSDLIESTMRSSQSWSLLPTLGMMSTVLPTTIMNGSMHGMINFPSFFGKLSTTGKNHRLLQELKFHSSLVTGGAQEETLNLDVLTYLRWHLYRPLQEQSQTGSNEVHRITKLLDDYDLTREDFDSIMEIGQFQGKPNPLSSVDSKVKAAFTRLYNKESHMIPYAVTSATAAKKKRKVVAEDELDEEGNSLLINESEEEEDMGADGMIKQSKKKAAPKPRAKKATSSAAASTKKSKPRKK, from the exons ATG gatATCCGTAGTTTCTTTGGTTCAGGAAGCAAATCAAAGTCATCCGTTTCAAGCGAAGAGGAGAAATCAAAGAAGAAACCaaagaagaaaataaagaaggGAGTGTTGTTCGATTCAG ACAGTTCAGATGAAAATCCTCTTCCTACTAAAGTAAGAAAACAACTTAATTCATCTGATATTATTCCTGACTCGG aGGATGAAAGCTCAAAGACGAAAAAAGTTCGTCGTAAAAAGCGAACAATCAAAGAAGTGAATGTAAACTTGAAAGAAACCACTCCATCaagtttttttggtaatttcaAACCAACTCCTGAAAAAAGTCGAATTCAAAAGCGAAAGAATTCTGATGGGAAAGCAGAGAGCAAGAACAAACTTCCtaaaaaa GAGCCAGTTGATGCATTTGATGATCTTGAAGATGTTCTTCCCAAGGAAGTTAATGAACAAATAAAAG GTGGATCAACTGTTGCAAGTAAACTTGCTAAGGCAGCGAGTGCAAGAATGAATGATGTtgatataaaaacagaatcaaaattaagaaaaagtCAACCCAAGAAAACTTCTTCTGATAAAAGTAAACAGATTAAAGAGGAACCTTCAGAAAGTAAAACTGTGAAAACAAAAGTGGATAAAATCGTTAAAGAAACAGAAGAAGTCAAATCACGAAAAACTTCCGAGACAAAACTAACTCCTAAAAAGGTGACACCAGAGAAAAAAACTGCTTTGACAGAAACTGAACAGTCAAGTGCTAAAAAAGAACGATTTATGAAATACAAGCAGTGGCAAAATAGAGGTGGACCTCCAAATCCAGGATCAAAAGAAATTCCAAAG GGTGAAAAGAACTGCATGGAAGGACTTAGTTTCGTTATCACTGGAGTGCAGGATTCACTCAGTCGTGAGGAGATCAAATCACTTGTGGAAAGATACGGTGGTAAAGTTGTTAGCGCTGTTAGTGGCCGAACTTCTTACTTGATAACTGGAACAGATGCTGGAGAATCAAAGTTAAACAAG GCAAAGCAGCACAAGACGAAAATAATTGAAGAAGATGAATTTCTTGACCTGATCCGAACTTTAAAGgggaaaaaatcaaaatatgatgtctatgAGAGTCCTGTAAAGACAAAGAAAAGTCCAAAGGCAGAAACTgccataaaaaaagaaag TATCACAAAGTTACCATCCACGCAACCCAAGAAAAGTCCCAAACCACCCAAAATCGAAATGTCGTCCAGTCAGTCAAGTCAAACCTCGGCTAACTCCCAAGGGTCGTTGTCATCTTTGCCCGCATCCCAAAAGCTTGTTGCTGGTAACAACACCCACCAATTGATGTGGGTTGACAAGTATAAACCTAAAACGATTAAACAGATAATTGGCCAGCAAGGGGCAAGCAGCAATATGAACAAACTGTTGCAGTGGTTGAGAAACTGGCACTCAAACAACAGAACAGCAACTGGGAAGTCAAAACCGAAGCCGAAAACAAATCAGTGGGGAGGTGGTGACCCAACAGGGGTGGGTTTTAAAGCCGCACTGCTCTCTGGACCACCTGGTGTTGGTAAAACTACAACAGCTACATTGGCTTGCCAA gaattaGGATTTTCTTTCATTGAACTAAATGCAAGCGACCAACGTAGTAAACGAACTTTACAAGAAGATGTTAGCACGTCACTTCAAAATACAAGTATTTCGGAAATCTTTGGCTCAAAG agTGGTAAATGTCAAACCCAAACAGACCATGTGATGCTAATGGATGAAGTCGATGGGATGGCTGGTAATGAAGACAGGGGGGGAATGCAGGAACTTATTCAActtattaaacaaactaaGATACCAATCATATGCATGTGTAATGATAG ATCAACTCCAAAGATGCGATCGCTCACGAACCACTGCTTCGATCTGAGGTTTCAGCGTCCACGTGTTGAGCAGATCACGGGAGCAGTGATGAGCATTTGTCACAAGGAACGACTCAAAGTTGATCCTCCATCTGTGCAAGCGATTATCCGAGGATGTAACCAGGATGTTCGACAG GTTCTTCATAACCTGAACATGTTAAAAGCGAGTGTTAAGTCATTAACTTATGATGATGCAAAGAAGCATGCAGACAACACACACAAGGATGTCAATTTAGGGATATTCGAAATTGCAAGAAAG CTTTTATCTGAATCATCTTCTCTTTCAATCATTGACAAAAGTTCTTTGTTCTTCATGGATTATTCGATGATTCCGAAGTTTATTCAAGATAATTATCTTCATATTCATCCCTTTGCTGCTAAGG GTGATACGAAGAAGCATTTGCATTTGTTAAGCAAAGCAGCAGATTGCCTTGCAACAAGTGACCTCATCGAATCCACCATGCGTAGTAGTCAATCATGGTCGTTACTTCCAACCCTTGGCATGATGTCAACTGTCCTACCAACCACCATCATGAATGGTTCAATGCATGGGATGATCAACTTTCCATCTTTCTTTGGAAAACTTTCAACCACAG GCAAGAATCATCGTCTTTTACAAGAGTTAAAGTTCCACTCTTCATTGGTAACGGGAGGAGCACAAGAAGAAACTCTTAACCTGGATGTTTTAAC TTATCTGAGATGGCATCTATACCGTCCCCTACAGGAGCAATCGCAAACCGGTTCAAATGAAGTTCATCGCATAACAAAGTTATTAGATGATTATGATCTCACTAGGGAAGATTTTGACAGTATTATGGAGATCGGTCAATTCCAGGGCAAACCAAATCCACTATCTAGT GTTGATTCCAAAGTAAAGGCAGCTTTCACAAGATTATACAACAAAGAAAGTCACATGATACCGTATGCAGTAACGTCTGCAACTGCTGCCAAGAAGAAACGCAAAGTAGTTGCTGAAG ATGAATTAGATGAGGAAGGAAATTCACTACTTATTAATGAAAGTGAGGAGGAAGAAGACATGGGAGCAGATGGGATGATTAAG